The following proteins are co-located in the Melanotaenia boesemani isolate fMelBoe1 chromosome 5, fMelBoe1.pri, whole genome shotgun sequence genome:
- the LOC121640301 gene encoding endonuclease domain-containing 1 protein-like, translated as MMKWFLFLAAFLPITPTMAEVVNSVSNCSEFLLEGSPPQIPGIIENGVIKDQNRYKLICQTFNNKRRFLTVYDTTNKIPVFSAYKFKKITAEERPNIPWMIKSQLSGDAEINMKNYKPTKDDKQATDGCYKQNNQGYDRGHLYPVFHGPEVDDKKSTYTLTNVVPQAKNFNRGRWRVMEARVKNLMEKYCINNSVIEGFVVVGALPSADKFLLRGKVNIPDKLWSAFCCYSSTKNKWLAGAHWDKNTNESEGCLPIKRGELSSVRELNQELNKELKTTSVNVFPGQNECLNNDELVKTFGKRPKEIKKEENKGGKRRKIGR; from the exons ATGATGAAGTGGTTCCTGTTCCTCGCTGCTTTCCTTCCCATCACTCCCACTATGGCTGAGGTGGTGAACTCGGTGTCTAATTGCTCTGAGTTTCTTCTTGAGGGAAGTCCTCCTCAGATCCCAGGTATCATAGAGAACGGTGTCATTAAGGACCAGAACCGATACAAACTCATCTGCCAGACTTTCAACAACAAGAGAAGGTTTTTGACTGTCTACGACACCACAAACAAGATTCCAGTGTTTTCTGCatacaagtttaaaaagataacAGCTGAGGAAAGACCGAACATACCTTGGATGATCAAGTCACAG CTTTCAGGGGACGCAGAGATAAACATGAAGAACTACAAACCAACGAAAGATGACAAGCAAGCCACTGACGGTTGttataaacaaaacaaccaagGCTATGATAGGGGTCATTTATATCCAGTTTTTCATGGACCTGAGGTTGATGACAAAAAATCAACATACACCCTGACTAATGTTGTTCCACAAGCAAAGAACTTTAACAGAGGCAGATGGAGAGTCATGGAGGCCCGTGTTaaaaatctgatggaaaaatactgtaTCAATAACAGTGTCATTGAAGGATTTGTAGTGGTTGGAGCACTGCCCAGTGCTGACAAGTTTCTTCTCAGAGGAAAGGTAAATATTCCTGACAAGCTCTGGTCAGCATTTTGCTGTTATAGTTCCACCAAGAATAAGTGGCTTGCAGGTGCTCACTGGGACAAGAACACTAATGAATCTGAAGGATGTCTCCCCATAAAGAGGGGGGAACTGAGTTCAGTGAGGGAACTGAACCAAGAACTGAACAAAGAACTGAAAACGACGTCCGTTAATGTGTTTCCTGGACAAAACGAATGTCTCAACAACGATGAGTTAGTTAAAACATTTGGGAAAAGaccaaaagaaataaagaaagaagaaaataaaggagGCAAGAGAAGAaagataggtagatag
- the LOC121640206 gene encoding endonuclease domain-containing 1 protein-like, with protein MMKWFLFLAAFLPITPTMDEVVNSVSVCSEFLLRGRPPQIPGIIENGAIKKQNQYKPICQTFNNKRRFLTVYDTKNKIPVFSAYKFKKITAEKRLEIPWMIEPQLSGDTDKDMKNYKPTNDDKQAIVDDYEKISQCCDRGHLYPASRGPIG; from the exons ATGATGAAGTGGTTCCTGTTCCTCGCTGCTTTCCTTCCCATCACTCCCACTATGGATGAGGTGGTGAACTCGGTGTCTGTTTGCTCTGAGTTTCTTCTTAGGGGACGTCCTCCACAGATCCCAGGCATCATAGAGAATGGTGCCATTAAGAAACAGAACCAATACAAACCCATTTGCCAGACTTTTAACAACAAGAGAAGGTTTTTGACTGTCTACGACACCAAGAACAAGATTCCAGTGTTTTCTGCatacaagtttaaaaagataacAGCTGAGAAAAGACTGGAAATACCTTGGATGATCGAGCCACAG CTTTCAGGGGATACAGACAAAGACATGAAGAACTACAAACCAACAAATGATGACAAGCAAGCCATTGTCGATGACTATGAAAAAATCAGCCAGTGCTGTGATAGGGGTCATTTATATCCAGCTTCTCGTGGACCTATAGGTTGA